In a single window of the Diachasmimorpha longicaudata isolate KC_UGA_2023 chromosome 16, iyDiaLong2, whole genome shotgun sequence genome:
- the LOC135170225 gene encoding dynein axonemal intermediate chain 3-like isoform X2 — MECDFLRIRDEIFQYPNDTILIGLAPNRANNPEFYICLTKASCDTVVNKIEASRNDQESFVKNAVIREPGHWYDLGSHKNIDESTIVNTRPLFESEIVVKGEFFKAPITLVDRNADDQRDSYVELVTLRQSFNNVITRRLVSRGDDTNPYIYDNNTQTSSQKPLNSWFQYSTYDYKPINTVAYIEDETRALQKLLRTRTHDICDKVLMNTAWDIYTDECRKLVKNDRDIQIPVPVVYEEYQNYHNIEITKDKVINDLCWHPLWTGIAVTAYKDHSKSENLTGKYLPTSHSSTTCLGDNCILIWSFNDCLKPKLVLQCFPEVTTISIRPLDGTIVIGGCGNGQMAIWQISGEIENVETITAVTPTQTKSKVVLKNLMEWMKEPIGYTKIHPTAMSSIQSSQKAPITQIIWLPTYTRIGQNGRFVQLEDADSASKEIGWQFVTSSEDGTVAFWDLRIQENIDITEQIKKKKTSPNYTAEKLKQSISPLKALDDVLTPIYMLMVKHPEEERRVTITTMSIYVPREEKMQIEPFSKSTDIAIRKYYKYITTKRNHEMVKMIFIGTLEGDVGTITWDGFEFANSLTMNRESVSWIWRNTMIHDGPVTHSVRSKYLNDVIMTVGGKTFAVWREDFSEPVFIKRSSVRYTACSWGTSRPTVVLLGRADGTIEIWDLIVKSHEACFTQNLSGRMITGIYTHELYLNPQCVVFCDYNGAMRVFLAPASLLLFEETQIKWMRSFVDREVDRIREFHEWQSSWNEKNYESTEEQGQKGEEKKEILKRTAEREEKDQAEIAEMAEKIGLTQLKRKPGQFIEEAKNRWKLMELKRMQQIILQKKGLRADDIDRKQAPVLKLRKETKLKKKRVDETLRQKNKIFEETLIFLFPERHDKRVNYSTAIQDSEIPAAYGSPASGETEREEMEALMNRVKAEQTPEDREAILKEHKKICGEALKHLEEHPFKDFFNWQKVMSEGEHRRHSLDVQLRNTLKKRSKAPKVM, encoded by the exons ATGGAATG TGACTTTCTTCGAATCAgagatgaaatatttcaatacccCAACGATACAATTCTCATTGGTCTAGCACCAAATAGAGCAAATAATCCAGAATTTTACATCTGCTTAACGAAAGCTAGTTGCGACACTGTcgttaataaaattgaagcaTCTCGAAATGATCAAGAAAGTTTCGTAAAAAATGCCGTTATCAGGGAGCCTGGGCACTGGTACGACTTGGGTAGCCATAAAAACATCGATGAGTCAACAATAGTGAACACCAGACCCCTTTTCGAGAGTGAA ATCGTTGTGAAGGGGGAGTTTTTCAAAGCCCCCATTACACTGGTGGATCGTAATGCGGATGATCAGAGAGACAGTTATGTGGAGCTCGTAACTCTCAGACAGTCTTTCAACAACGTTATAACCAGGAGACTTGTGTCCCGAGGCGATGATACCAATCCTTATATTTATGATAACAATACTCAAACGTCATCTCAAAAACCTCTAAATTCTTGGTTTCAATACAGCACTTACGACTATAAACCGATCAATACTGTGGCTTATATTGAAGATGAAACCAGAGCGTTACAGAAACTTCTGCGTACACGTACACACGACATATGTGACAAA GTACTGATGAATACCGCATGGGACATTTACACAGATGAGTGCAGAAAATTGGTTAAAAATGATCGAGATATTCAGATACCAGTGCCTGTTGTTTACGAGGAATACCAAAATTATCACAACATTGAAATAACTAAAGACAAAGTCATCAATGATCTTTGTTGGCATCCATTGTGGACCGGAATCGCTGTGACTGCTTATAAAGACCATTCCAAAAGTGAAAATCTCACAGGAAAATATCTACCAACTAGTCAT AGTTCAACAACTTGCCTAGGAGATAATTGCATATTAATCTGGTCGTTCAATGACTGCCTTAAACCAAAATTGGTTCTCCAGTGCTTTCCAGAAGTAACGACTATCTCTATAAGACCACTCGATGGTACTATAGTTATTGGTGGCTGTGGTAATGGCCAG ATGGCAATATGGCAAATAAGTGGAGAAATTGAAAACGTTGAAACAATCACAGCCGTTACACCTACCCAGACAAAATCTAAAGTggtgttaaaaaatttaatggagtGGATGAAAGAACCAATAGGTTACACGAAAATTCATCCGACTGCAATGTCGTCAATTCAGTCGAGTCAAAAAGCCCCTATAACTCAAATTATTTGGCTGCCTACATACACTAGAATCGGTCAAAACGGTAGATTTGTACAGCTAGAAGATGCAGACAGTGCTAGCAAAGAAATTGGATGGCAATTCGTAACGTCCAGTGAGGATGGTACAGTGGCCTTCTGGGATCTGAG AATACAAGAGAATATCGATATCactgaacaaataaaaaaaaagaaaacaagcCCGAATTATACTGCTGAGAAATTGAAACAATCAATATCACCATTAAAAGCTCTCGACGATGTCTTAACACCGATATACATGCTTATGGTGAAGCATCCCGAGGAGGAACGTCGTGTTACCATTACAACCATGAGCATCTACGTACCGAGAGAGGAAAAGATGCAAATCGAGCCATTCTCCAAGAGCACTGACATTGCAATAAGAAAATACTATAAATACATAACGACTAAGAGAAATCACGAAAtggtaaaaatgattttcatcgGTACTTTAGAAGGTGATGTAGGCACAATAACATGGGACGGTTTCGAGTTTGCTAACAGCTTGACAATGAATCGTGAATCCGTCAGCTGGATTTGGCGAAACACCATGATTCACGATGGGCCTGTTACACATTCGGTTAGATCCAAATATCTAAATGATGTGATTATGACTGTTGGAGGAAAAACCTTTGCCGTCTGGAGGGAAGATTTTTCGGAGCCTGTCTTCATTAAACGATCAAGCGTGAGGTACACCGCGTGCTCGTGGGGTACATCTCGCCCTACGGTTGTACTTTTGGGACGCGCTGATGGAACTATAGAAATCTGGGATCTAATAGTCAAGAGCCACGAGGCGTGTTTCACTCAAAACCTCTCCGGGAGAATGATAACCGGGATCTACACTCATGAACTTTACCTAAATCCTCAGTGCGTGGTATTTTGCGACTACAACGGGGCCATGAGAGTCTTCCTTGCTCCAGCGAGTCTATTACTCTTTGAAGAGACTCAGATTAAATGGATGAGATCATTTGTCGATCGAGAAGTCGATAGG ATACGAGAATTCCATGAGTGGCAAAGTtcttggaatgaaaaaaattacgaaagtaCAGAAGAGCAAGGGCagaaaggagaagaaaaaaaagagattctGAAGAGAACAGCAGAGAGAGAAGAAAAGGATCAAGCGGAAATAGCTGAAATGGCTGAGAAAATCGGCTTGACGCAACTG AAACGTAAACCCGGACAATTTATTGAAGAAGCGAAAAATCGCTGGAAGTTGATGGAGCTCAAACGAATGCAACAGATCATTCTCCAGAAGAAAGGACTAAGGGCCGATGATATTGACAGAAAACAAGCGCCAGTACTTAAATTACGTAAAGAGACAAAACTGAAAAAGAAGAGAGTTGATGAAACTTTGcgacagaaaaataaaatattcgagGAAACActgatttttctatttccgGAGAGGCATGATAAACGAGTAAACTACTCTACTGCTATCCAAGACTCGGAGATTCCAGCTGCATACGGTTCACCCGCTTCtggagagacggaaagagaggAAATGGAGGCACTCATGAATCGTGTGAAAGCAGAA CAAACCCCTGAGGACAGAGAAGCAATACTTAAagagcataaaaaaatttgcggTGAAGCACTCAAACACCTGGAGGAACACCcgttcaaggatttttttaattggcaaAAAGTAATGAGTGAGGGGGAGCACAGGCGACACTCTCTTGATGTTCAATTAAGAAATACTTTGAAAAAACGAAGCAAAGCACCAAAAGTAATGTGA
- the LOC135170225 gene encoding dynein axonemal intermediate chain 3-like isoform X1, translated as MENYIDRYENGEFEHEDNYGYLDEFGNDRWSQDETWTNPVYSTEIDGMVRINLSELTQKIIGCEIGENVTTEYPWIFVKKEIIEDNLDLHPENSDFLRIRDEIFQYPNDTILIGLAPNRANNPEFYICLTKASCDTVVNKIEASRNDQESFVKNAVIREPGHWYDLGSHKNIDESTIVNTRPLFESEIVVKGEFFKAPITLVDRNADDQRDSYVELVTLRQSFNNVITRRLVSRGDDTNPYIYDNNTQTSSQKPLNSWFQYSTYDYKPINTVAYIEDETRALQKLLRTRTHDICDKVLMNTAWDIYTDECRKLVKNDRDIQIPVPVVYEEYQNYHNIEITKDKVINDLCWHPLWTGIAVTAYKDHSKSENLTGKYLPTSHSSTTCLGDNCILIWSFNDCLKPKLVLQCFPEVTTISIRPLDGTIVIGGCGNGQMAIWQISGEIENVETITAVTPTQTKSKVVLKNLMEWMKEPIGYTKIHPTAMSSIQSSQKAPITQIIWLPTYTRIGQNGRFVQLEDADSASKEIGWQFVTSSEDGTVAFWDLRIQENIDITEQIKKKKTSPNYTAEKLKQSISPLKALDDVLTPIYMLMVKHPEEERRVTITTMSIYVPREEKMQIEPFSKSTDIAIRKYYKYITTKRNHEMVKMIFIGTLEGDVGTITWDGFEFANSLTMNRESVSWIWRNTMIHDGPVTHSVRSKYLNDVIMTVGGKTFAVWREDFSEPVFIKRSSVRYTACSWGTSRPTVVLLGRADGTIEIWDLIVKSHEACFTQNLSGRMITGIYTHELYLNPQCVVFCDYNGAMRVFLAPASLLLFEETQIKWMRSFVDREVDRIREFHEWQSSWNEKNYESTEEQGQKGEEKKEILKRTAEREEKDQAEIAEMAEKIGLTQLKRKPGQFIEEAKNRWKLMELKRMQQIILQKKGLRADDIDRKQAPVLKLRKETKLKKKRVDETLRQKNKIFEETLIFLFPERHDKRVNYSTAIQDSEIPAAYGSPASGETEREEMEALMNRVKAEQTPEDREAILKEHKKICGEALKHLEEHPFKDFFNWQKVMSEGEHRRHSLDVQLRNTLKKRSKAPKVM; from the exons ATGGAGAATTATATTGACAGATATGAGAATGGAGAATTTGAACATGAAG ATAATTACGGGTACCTTGATGAATTTGGCAATGACAGGTGGAGCCAGGATGAAACGTGGACTAATCCCGTCTATTCCACG GAAATTGATGGAATGGTTAGAATCAACTTGTCAGAATTGACCCAGAAAATAATCGGTTGCGAAATTGGTGAAAATGTCACAACTGAATATCCATGGATATTcgtgaaaaaagaaataatagaAGATAATCTTGATCTCCACCCTGAGAACAGTGACTTTCTTCGAATCAgagatgaaatatttcaatacccCAACGATACAATTCTCATTGGTCTAGCACCAAATAGAGCAAATAATCCAGAATTTTACATCTGCTTAACGAAAGCTAGTTGCGACACTGTcgttaataaaattgaagcaTCTCGAAATGATCAAGAAAGTTTCGTAAAAAATGCCGTTATCAGGGAGCCTGGGCACTGGTACGACTTGGGTAGCCATAAAAACATCGATGAGTCAACAATAGTGAACACCAGACCCCTTTTCGAGAGTGAA ATCGTTGTGAAGGGGGAGTTTTTCAAAGCCCCCATTACACTGGTGGATCGTAATGCGGATGATCAGAGAGACAGTTATGTGGAGCTCGTAACTCTCAGACAGTCTTTCAACAACGTTATAACCAGGAGACTTGTGTCCCGAGGCGATGATACCAATCCTTATATTTATGATAACAATACTCAAACGTCATCTCAAAAACCTCTAAATTCTTGGTTTCAATACAGCACTTACGACTATAAACCGATCAATACTGTGGCTTATATTGAAGATGAAACCAGAGCGTTACAGAAACTTCTGCGTACACGTACACACGACATATGTGACAAA GTACTGATGAATACCGCATGGGACATTTACACAGATGAGTGCAGAAAATTGGTTAAAAATGATCGAGATATTCAGATACCAGTGCCTGTTGTTTACGAGGAATACCAAAATTATCACAACATTGAAATAACTAAAGACAAAGTCATCAATGATCTTTGTTGGCATCCATTGTGGACCGGAATCGCTGTGACTGCTTATAAAGACCATTCCAAAAGTGAAAATCTCACAGGAAAATATCTACCAACTAGTCAT AGTTCAACAACTTGCCTAGGAGATAATTGCATATTAATCTGGTCGTTCAATGACTGCCTTAAACCAAAATTGGTTCTCCAGTGCTTTCCAGAAGTAACGACTATCTCTATAAGACCACTCGATGGTACTATAGTTATTGGTGGCTGTGGTAATGGCCAG ATGGCAATATGGCAAATAAGTGGAGAAATTGAAAACGTTGAAACAATCACAGCCGTTACACCTACCCAGACAAAATCTAAAGTggtgttaaaaaatttaatggagtGGATGAAAGAACCAATAGGTTACACGAAAATTCATCCGACTGCAATGTCGTCAATTCAGTCGAGTCAAAAAGCCCCTATAACTCAAATTATTTGGCTGCCTACATACACTAGAATCGGTCAAAACGGTAGATTTGTACAGCTAGAAGATGCAGACAGTGCTAGCAAAGAAATTGGATGGCAATTCGTAACGTCCAGTGAGGATGGTACAGTGGCCTTCTGGGATCTGAG AATACAAGAGAATATCGATATCactgaacaaataaaaaaaaagaaaacaagcCCGAATTATACTGCTGAGAAATTGAAACAATCAATATCACCATTAAAAGCTCTCGACGATGTCTTAACACCGATATACATGCTTATGGTGAAGCATCCCGAGGAGGAACGTCGTGTTACCATTACAACCATGAGCATCTACGTACCGAGAGAGGAAAAGATGCAAATCGAGCCATTCTCCAAGAGCACTGACATTGCAATAAGAAAATACTATAAATACATAACGACTAAGAGAAATCACGAAAtggtaaaaatgattttcatcgGTACTTTAGAAGGTGATGTAGGCACAATAACATGGGACGGTTTCGAGTTTGCTAACAGCTTGACAATGAATCGTGAATCCGTCAGCTGGATTTGGCGAAACACCATGATTCACGATGGGCCTGTTACACATTCGGTTAGATCCAAATATCTAAATGATGTGATTATGACTGTTGGAGGAAAAACCTTTGCCGTCTGGAGGGAAGATTTTTCGGAGCCTGTCTTCATTAAACGATCAAGCGTGAGGTACACCGCGTGCTCGTGGGGTACATCTCGCCCTACGGTTGTACTTTTGGGACGCGCTGATGGAACTATAGAAATCTGGGATCTAATAGTCAAGAGCCACGAGGCGTGTTTCACTCAAAACCTCTCCGGGAGAATGATAACCGGGATCTACACTCATGAACTTTACCTAAATCCTCAGTGCGTGGTATTTTGCGACTACAACGGGGCCATGAGAGTCTTCCTTGCTCCAGCGAGTCTATTACTCTTTGAAGAGACTCAGATTAAATGGATGAGATCATTTGTCGATCGAGAAGTCGATAGG ATACGAGAATTCCATGAGTGGCAAAGTtcttggaatgaaaaaaattacgaaagtaCAGAAGAGCAAGGGCagaaaggagaagaaaaaaaagagattctGAAGAGAACAGCAGAGAGAGAAGAAAAGGATCAAGCGGAAATAGCTGAAATGGCTGAGAAAATCGGCTTGACGCAACTG AAACGTAAACCCGGACAATTTATTGAAGAAGCGAAAAATCGCTGGAAGTTGATGGAGCTCAAACGAATGCAACAGATCATTCTCCAGAAGAAAGGACTAAGGGCCGATGATATTGACAGAAAACAAGCGCCAGTACTTAAATTACGTAAAGAGACAAAACTGAAAAAGAAGAGAGTTGATGAAACTTTGcgacagaaaaataaaatattcgagGAAACActgatttttctatttccgGAGAGGCATGATAAACGAGTAAACTACTCTACTGCTATCCAAGACTCGGAGATTCCAGCTGCATACGGTTCACCCGCTTCtggagagacggaaagagaggAAATGGAGGCACTCATGAATCGTGTGAAAGCAGAA CAAACCCCTGAGGACAGAGAAGCAATACTTAAagagcataaaaaaatttgcggTGAAGCACTCAAACACCTGGAGGAACACCcgttcaaggatttttttaattggcaaAAAGTAATGAGTGAGGGGGAGCACAGGCGACACTCTCTTGATGTTCAATTAAGAAATACTTTGAAAAAACGAAGCAAAGCACCAAAAGTAATGTGA